A window of the Glaciimonas sp. CA11.2 genome harbors these coding sequences:
- the metE gene encoding 5-methyltetrahydropteroyltriglutamate--homocysteine S-methyltransferase, with translation MALAHVLGFPRIGAQRELKFAQESFWQGTTDETALRETGATLRARHWRSQADAGLDFVTVGDFAWYDQVLGTLALLGAIPKRFGFDPKQLKLAEYFTLARGDKQHFAMEMTKWFDTNYHYLVPEWSADSQFDGGVNWLFDEIAEAQALGYRVKVALVGPLTLLHVGKVKSDRKVDAERDNKLDLLPSVLAGYKKLLSRLQVSGVEVVQIDEPILALELDSTWIQAFSPAYAALEPDAPPLLLTTYFGEVQEHAALLRELPVMGVHLDLVRGAGQLDAITHDWPDDKVLSLGVVDGRNLWRCDLDSVLTTLKPLQAQLGDRLWIGSSCSLLHVPVDLKCEDKLDVELKSWLSFATQKLSEIVALKLALNTDKLSNCTREVDAQFVASRTALASRRHSTRIHNPLVQKRLAALTEGDAHRTSAFKTRIDKQQEKWKLPLFPTTTIGSFPQTQEIRKSRAAYKRGDIGHLDYLDQMRDEIRLVVQKQEELGLDVLVHGEPERNDMVEYFGEQLWGYAFTANGWVQSYGSRCVKPPVIYGDVYRPEAMTVGWSQFAQTLTDKPMKGMLTGPVTMLQWSFVRDDQPRETTALQIALALRDEVHDLEKSGIGMIQIDEPAFREGLPLKATEWKHYLDWAVRAFKISAAGVSDETQIHTHMCYSEFNDILPWIAAMDADVITIETSRSDMELLDGFGEFSYPNDIGPGVYDIHSPRVAQVYEMERLLRKARGVIPDQRLWVNPDCGLKTRGWPETYAALENMVTAARRLRAEVEAERKAA, from the coding sequence ATGGCACTAGCACACGTTTTGGGATTTCCCCGTATTGGCGCTCAACGTGAGTTGAAATTTGCACAGGAATCGTTCTGGCAAGGAACGACCGACGAGACTGCGTTGCGTGAGACCGGGGCAACACTACGCGCCCGTCATTGGAGGTCGCAAGCCGATGCCGGGCTGGATTTCGTCACCGTCGGAGATTTCGCATGGTACGACCAGGTCTTGGGTACTTTGGCATTGCTGGGTGCGATTCCCAAGCGCTTCGGGTTTGATCCAAAGCAATTGAAATTGGCCGAATATTTTACTTTGGCAAGAGGCGACAAGCAGCATTTTGCAATGGAGATGACCAAATGGTTCGATACCAACTATCACTATCTCGTGCCAGAGTGGAGTGCCGATAGCCAGTTTGACGGTGGCGTTAACTGGTTATTTGATGAGATTGCTGAAGCGCAAGCGCTCGGTTACCGCGTCAAAGTCGCGTTAGTCGGACCGCTGACGCTTTTGCATGTGGGGAAGGTGAAGTCTGACCGCAAGGTTGATGCTGAGCGCGATAATAAGCTGGACTTGTTACCCAGCGTCCTCGCCGGCTATAAAAAATTGCTCAGTCGGTTGCAGGTATCCGGCGTGGAAGTCGTTCAGATTGACGAGCCGATTCTGGCGTTGGAACTCGATAGCACCTGGATTCAGGCTTTCTCTCCGGCATACGCGGCGCTGGAACCGGATGCGCCACCATTATTGTTGACCACCTATTTCGGTGAAGTGCAAGAGCATGCCGCACTGCTGCGCGAGTTGCCCGTAATGGGCGTCCATCTCGATTTGGTACGTGGCGCTGGCCAACTTGATGCCATTACCCACGATTGGCCGGACGACAAAGTATTGTCACTCGGTGTGGTCGATGGGCGCAATCTATGGCGCTGCGATCTCGATAGCGTATTGACCACACTCAAACCGTTGCAGGCGCAATTGGGCGACCGATTATGGATTGGCTCTAGTTGTTCGTTATTGCACGTTCCCGTTGATCTCAAATGTGAAGATAAACTCGACGTTGAGTTGAAAAGCTGGCTCTCATTTGCGACACAAAAACTATCAGAGATCGTCGCTCTAAAACTGGCCTTGAATACCGATAAGCTTTCAAACTGCACACGCGAAGTCGATGCGCAATTTGTTGCATCAAGGACGGCATTGGCAAGCCGACGGCACTCAACGCGGATTCACAATCCACTCGTGCAGAAGCGTCTGGCAGCACTAACGGAAGGCGATGCGCACCGGACCAGCGCATTTAAAACACGTATCGATAAGCAGCAAGAAAAGTGGAAGCTTCCGCTATTTCCTACAACGACGATTGGCTCTTTTCCTCAAACGCAAGAGATACGCAAGTCGCGCGCGGCGTACAAGCGCGGCGATATTGGTCATCTGGATTACCTTGATCAAATGCGCGATGAAATTCGCCTGGTGGTACAAAAGCAAGAGGAGCTTGGTCTTGATGTGTTGGTACACGGCGAACCCGAACGCAATGACATGGTGGAGTATTTCGGTGAACAGTTGTGGGGTTACGCATTCACGGCCAACGGTTGGGTGCAAAGTTATGGTTCGCGCTGTGTCAAACCACCGGTCATTTACGGTGACGTGTATCGTCCAGAAGCGATGACTGTGGGATGGAGCCAGTTTGCTCAAACACTCACCGACAAGCCTATGAAAGGGATGCTAACCGGCCCCGTGACGATGTTGCAATGGTCGTTTGTACGCGATGATCAACCGCGCGAAACCACCGCGCTACAGATTGCCTTAGCGCTCCGTGACGAAGTGCACGATCTGGAAAAATCCGGTATCGGCATGATTCAGATTGACGAACCAGCGTTCCGCGAAGGCTTACCGCTCAAAGCAACTGAGTGGAAGCATTATCTTGATTGGGCTGTGCGCGCATTTAAGATCAGCGCCGCTGGCGTATCCGACGAAACGCAAATTCATACACACATGTGCTATTCGGAATTCAACGATATCTTGCCGTGGATCGCCGCCATGGATGCGGACGTCATTACAATAGAAACCTCTCGTTCTGATATGGAATTGCTGGATGGATTCGGTGAATTTTCCTATCCAAATGATATCGGTCCCGGCGTCTACGACATCCACTCCCCGCGGGTGGCGCAAGTCTACGAAATGGAACGTTTGCTACGCAAAGCCCGCGGTGTGATTCCTGATCAGCGGCTATGGGTTAATCCTGATTGCGGTTTAAAAACGCGTGGATGGCCGGAGACTTATGCCGCGCTGGAAAACATGGTCACGGCAGCAAGGCGGTTGCGGGCCGAGGTGGAAGCCGAGCGCAAGGCTGCTTAG
- a CDS encoding LysR family transcriptional regulator, with protein sequence MQSILELRHLKTLNALREAGNLLRAATLLNVTQSALSHQIKQLEDHHGTSLFERKSIPVRFTPAGERLLKLADTVLPQVAESERDLVRMAQGVAGQLRIAVECHTCFDWLMPAMDIFRKRWPEVELDIVSGFQADPVGLLYEHKADVAIVAEIDLDEKVDYHPLFSFEIVALVAHDHPLAAHDFLVAEDFASDTLITYPVPDDMLDVVRQVLKPAGINTARRTTELTVAMLQLVASRRGIATLPIWAAQNYLNRDYVLSKRITPAGLIGKLYAACLPEASEKPYLADFVNTTRESCYLNLLNVELL encoded by the coding sequence ATGCAATCTATTCTGGAACTACGTCATTTAAAGACCCTGAACGCCTTGCGAGAGGCTGGCAATCTGCTGCGCGCTGCTACGCTGCTGAATGTCACCCAATCCGCGTTATCTCATCAGATTAAGCAACTTGAAGATCACCACGGCACCAGTTTGTTCGAGCGTAAATCGATTCCAGTCCGATTTACGCCAGCGGGCGAAAGACTACTAAAACTAGCGGATACGGTATTGCCGCAGGTCGCCGAAAGCGAGCGCGATCTGGTCCGGATGGCACAAGGTGTCGCTGGACAATTACGGATAGCGGTTGAGTGTCACACCTGTTTTGACTGGCTGATGCCGGCGATGGATATTTTTCGCAAGCGTTGGCCCGAGGTCGAACTGGATATCGTATCTGGCTTTCAGGCTGATCCGGTCGGTTTGTTGTACGAACATAAAGCTGATGTCGCTATCGTGGCAGAAATCGATCTGGACGAGAAAGTCGATTATCATCCGTTATTCAGTTTTGAAATCGTGGCGCTGGTGGCGCACGATCATCCGTTGGCCGCACACGATTTTCTGGTGGCGGAAGATTTTGCCAGTGATACCTTGATCACCTATCCGGTTCCCGACGACATGCTCGACGTGGTGCGCCAGGTCCTTAAACCTGCTGGTATTAATACGGCTCGCCGCACGACTGAACTGACCGTCGCCATGCTGCAACTAGTGGCAAGTCGACGTGGAATCGCTACCCTGCCGATCTGGGCGGCACAAAATTATTTGAACCGCGACTATGTTTTATCCAAACGCATTACACCCGCGGGGTTGATTGGCAAACTCTATGCCGCTTGTCTGCCGGAAGCGTCGGAAAAGCCTTATTTGGCGGACTTTGTTAACACGACACGCGAAAGTTGTTATTTGAATTTGCTAAATGTCGAGCTGTTATGA
- the earP gene encoding elongation factor P maturation arginine rhamnosyltransferase EarP, giving the protein MHQIKTQPTSLALFCKVVDNFGDIGICWRLARQLEREHDIAVTLWVDDLRSFQQICPEVSVERETQQIANVTVRHWRDQSAPFTSEDVADIVIEFFACDIPPTYIVAMAQRSPKPVWLNLEGLSAETWVEGCHKLSSLPSQSLTKYFFFPGFTDKTGGLLRESELQQQRHAFQHDPAAMSAFLARFGVTPAEMAPLKVSLFCYPNAPVSALFDSWKNGNTAVTCLIPEGVAVDAVQAFLGRDAIAGATTTRAGLTVRVLPFMPQPDYDKLLWACDLNFVRGEDSFVRAQWAGKPFIWQIYPQDKDLHHVKLKAFLQCHTAETEISTAFCLGWNGATNDNRNWTSHLPESWLLFAADLEKIAMLSMDWESQMMKNGDFTSNLLKFAETVR; this is encoded by the coding sequence ATGCATCAAATAAAAACACAACCAACATCGCTGGCACTGTTCTGTAAAGTCGTTGATAACTTTGGCGACATCGGTATTTGCTGGCGTTTGGCCAGGCAGTTAGAGCGCGAGCATGACATCGCCGTCACTTTATGGGTGGATGACTTGCGGAGTTTTCAGCAGATTTGTCCTGAGGTCAGTGTGGAAAGAGAGACGCAGCAGATTGCGAACGTAACGGTGCGCCATTGGCGCGATCAAAGTGCGCCGTTTACGTCGGAAGATGTTGCCGATATAGTCATTGAATTTTTTGCCTGTGACATACCGCCGACCTACATTGTAGCGATGGCGCAGCGTTCGCCTAAACCTGTCTGGCTTAATCTGGAAGGTCTCAGCGCAGAAACCTGGGTAGAAGGCTGTCATAAGCTATCGTCGCTGCCATCGCAATCATTGACCAAGTATTTTTTCTTTCCTGGATTTACGGATAAAACTGGCGGTTTACTGCGCGAGTCAGAACTACAACAACAACGCCATGCCTTTCAACATGATCCTGCCGCAATGTCGGCTTTTCTTGCCCGATTTGGCGTAACACCGGCGGAGATGGCACCTCTCAAAGTCTCGCTATTCTGCTATCCGAATGCCCCCGTTTCGGCGTTGTTTGATAGCTGGAAAAATGGTAATACTGCGGTTACTTGCCTGATACCAGAAGGCGTCGCGGTGGATGCCGTGCAGGCATTTCTTGGACGGGATGCAATTGCGGGTGCCACTACGACCCGCGCCGGTTTAACCGTGCGGGTGCTGCCCTTCATGCCGCAACCAGATTACGACAAACTGTTATGGGCCTGTGATCTGAATTTTGTGCGCGGCGAGGACTCATTCGTCCGTGCCCAATGGGCGGGAAAACCGTTTATCTGGCAAATCTATCCACAAGACAAAGATTTACACCACGTTAAATTGAAGGCATTTCTGCAATGCCATACAGCCGAAACGGAGATTTCAACAGCTTTCTGTCTGGGCTGGAACGGTGCCACCAATGACAACCGTAACTGGACGTCGCATTTGCCCGAGAGTTGGCTTCTATTCGCAGCGGACCTGGAAAAAATTGCCATGTTGTCTATGGATTGGGAGTCTCAAATGATGAAAAATGGTGACTTCACCTCTAATTTACTCAAGTTTGCCGAAACAGTTCGGTAA
- a CDS encoding elongation factor P, which translates to MKPAKEIRVGNIIMVDSKPMIILRSDVNGSSRTGFTYKWKMKNLLTNSPQENVMRGDDKFDVVVLDKKAVTYSYFADPLYVFMDADYEQYEIEGENLGDALHYLKDGMECEAVFYDGKAISVELPTTIVRQVVYSEPAIKGNTSGNVLKEAKIENAVEAHRHTVQVPLFVSQEDMIEIDTRTNEYKKVVRN; encoded by the coding sequence ATGAAACCTGCAAAAGAAATTCGCGTTGGCAACATCATTATGGTTGACAGTAAGCCAATGATCATTTTGCGCTCTGATGTCAACGGTTCGAGCCGTACGGGCTTTACCTATAAGTGGAAGATGAAGAATCTTTTGACAAATAGCCCACAAGAAAACGTCATGCGCGGCGACGATAAGTTTGATGTCGTTGTGCTCGATAAAAAAGCAGTGACGTATTCATATTTCGCCGATCCTTTGTATGTATTCATGGACGCTGACTATGAGCAATATGAAATTGAAGGCGAGAACTTGGGCGATGCTTTGCACTACCTAAAAGACGGCATGGAATGCGAAGCTGTGTTTTACGATGGCAAAGCAATTTCAGTCGAACTGCCAACCACAATCGTGCGTCAAGTTGTGTACTCAGAGCCAGCAATTAAAGGCAATACTTCGGGCAACGTCCTGAAAGAAGCCAAGATTGAAAATGCTGTCGAAGCGCATCGTCACACCGTTCAAGTGCCACTGTTCGTGAGCCAGGAAGACATGATCGAAATCGATA